From one Bacteroides fragilis NCTC 9343 genomic stretch:
- a CDS encoding site-specific integrase → MKKEVRIKEPVRIRTKRLSNGCESIYLDIYMDGRRRYEFLKLYIIPEHTRTDKDLNQSTMKLASAVKAQRIIELQNGVYGFNHQQEKKDIMLIDYIKYLADKDIEKTSRKVSMYTLIYHLQHYDKMGIRLRQVDKKYILGFVEYLKTATQKHCKSVKNISANTQVHYYKVFHHCLNSAVIDEIITSNPMDKIKNEEKPKRRRTERAFLTIDELKILSQTDFHNATLKKAFLFSCFCGLRHSDIVALTWGNLKKGKVGKMELHMTQQKTQEILSLPLSKEALKQLPVRGKVPDTEKVFKGLISLGRTNEILPKWAAKAGIQKHITFHSARHTHATMMITLGADLYTVSKLLGHTNIQTTQIYAKIVDESKEKAIDLIPDIT, encoded by the coding sequence ATGAAAAAAGAAGTAAGGATTAAAGAACCGGTCAGGATCAGGACTAAACGTCTGTCGAACGGTTGTGAGTCTATATATTTAGATATTTATATGGATGGAAGAAGACGATATGAATTTTTAAAGCTATATATAATACCCGAGCATACACGGACGGATAAAGATTTAAATCAGAGCACCATGAAACTGGCCAGTGCAGTGAAGGCACAAAGGATTATAGAATTACAGAATGGAGTATACGGCTTTAACCATCAACAGGAAAAGAAAGATATAATGCTGATAGATTATATCAAGTATTTGGCAGACAAGGATATAGAAAAAACTTCAAGGAAAGTGTCTATGTATACACTGATATACCATCTTCAGCATTATGATAAGATGGGTATCAGACTCAGACAGGTAGATAAAAAGTATATACTTGGCTTTGTTGAATACTTGAAGACGGCAACTCAGAAACACTGTAAAAGTGTGAAGAATATAAGTGCCAATACTCAAGTTCATTATTATAAGGTTTTTCATCATTGCCTGAATAGTGCTGTAATTGATGAAATTATAACTTCAAATCCAATGGATAAGATAAAAAATGAGGAAAAGCCTAAGCGGAGAAGGACTGAACGGGCATTTCTGACTATTGATGAATTGAAAATATTGTCACAAACAGATTTTCATAATGCGACTTTAAAAAAGGCTTTTCTATTCAGTTGTTTTTGTGGACTGAGACATAGTGATATAGTGGCACTTACATGGGGAAATCTGAAAAAGGGAAAAGTCGGTAAAATGGAGCTGCATATGACGCAACAGAAAACTCAGGAAATCCTCTCTCTTCCTCTGAGCAAGGAGGCTTTGAAACAACTTCCTGTCCGCGGAAAAGTACCTGATACAGAGAAAGTGTTCAAAGGTCTTATCAGTTTAGGAAGAACCAATGAAATATTACCCAAATGGGCTGCTAAAGCCGGTATTCAAAAGCATATTACTTTTCATTCGGCACGACATACCCATGCCACAATGATGATTACTCTCGGTGCCGATCTTTATACGGTATCTAAACTCTTGGGACATACCAATATTCAAACAACTCAGATTTATGCCAAGATAGTGGATGAAAGTAAAGAGAAGGCTATCGATTTAATTCCGGATATAACTTGA
- a CDS encoding carboxypeptidase regulatory-like domain-containing protein, which yields MKMKSKLFGNGAKLALTLLAMCGMFASCYEKDEIDVPKVTDPTATTYQVAGIVTDAESNAVMDGVTVTNVTNSKSMTTAADGKYVLEAKVGETNVVTFAKSGYKTVTSSVFVTKQENGSIVAYTIDAKMEKGKETKPTKDVEYQIEGSVFDAESGEPVAIKTATMPGILTATIQNGNEFTMSNVGLGQHTIYITADGYKPATADVVISEVAGPEGEGIFIAKTSVTVAMQKKEVEVAPKYYLAGNIYNQDGGMVTKAEVTLNMSGYEVTTTASNGFYKFEIPADKVKGLTKATVTIRHNSYKIYVYTAFIAPVDNGQVSNTTVNVTLILKPDTEKPNDDDNVFIGGNVEIEVPTENAVEAAPEKAEGEKVPSKSAVEESINKVLEAAGSDIKITPAQAEQVVNTMEKYVANGTLTEIDKVAVLPIEKETTFKLESKVIDTNNDKEETVIDEIVLPANTIIIFTSGVASTLNISRTDEGKEGASVREYDGTPTGTIFVTPMEVKFTPAVVVAQGETPEVALATLYFNEKTNTWEAEENYATYQNGVFVGNVHHFSKFKFGFEEADSKATAEAALDSMKFDKACYTEGETAKVKMEINWKGGIKCEGGASVEEIIKKAHSTLTTTTIKMVSAALEEAIKDDNANVTPGAAFTDKKFTYELEVPAYTQLTGFDVTRNVIKTTYVLPFAVYNKATKAIEKKTAEVTISKISSVVVRTIEAIGHGHGHGHGDDLNAGGGIIISE from the coding sequence ATGAAAATGAAAAGTAAACTTTTCGGTAATGGCGCTAAGTTAGCGCTAACCCTGTTGGCAATGTGCGGTATGTTCGCAAGTTGCTACGAAAAAGACGAGATTGATGTTCCCAAAGTGACCGACCCTACAGCTACGACGTACCAAGTAGCAGGTATTGTTACAGATGCTGAAAGCAATGCTGTAATGGACGGTGTCACAGTAACCAATGTCACAAACTCAAAGTCAATGACTACCGCAGCAGACGGTAAGTATGTTCTGGAAGCTAAAGTGGGAGAAACCAACGTAGTAACTTTTGCAAAGAGCGGTTATAAAACAGTGACAAGCTCGGTATTCGTTACTAAACAGGAAAACGGTTCTATCGTAGCCTATACCATCGACGCTAAAATGGAAAAAGGCAAAGAAACAAAACCGACAAAAGATGTAGAATATCAAATTGAAGGTTCTGTATTTGATGCGGAAAGCGGTGAGCCTGTAGCTATCAAAACCGCAACTATGCCAGGCATATTGACAGCAACCATTCAGAATGGTAACGAATTCACTATGTCCAATGTAGGTCTGGGTCAGCACACTATATATATCACTGCTGACGGATACAAACCGGCTACTGCCGACGTTGTGATCAGTGAAGTAGCCGGGCCGGAAGGTGAAGGTATTTTCATTGCAAAAACTTCGGTAACTGTTGCTATGCAGAAAAAAGAAGTAGAGGTTGCCCCTAAATACTATTTGGCAGGAAATATCTACAATCAGGATGGTGGCATGGTTACTAAGGCTGAAGTAACACTGAACATGTCAGGATACGAAGTAACAACTACTGCTTCCAACGGTTTCTACAAATTCGAGATTCCTGCCGACAAAGTAAAAGGTCTGACTAAAGCAACTGTAACAATCCGTCATAACAGCTATAAGATCTATGTATATACTGCATTTATAGCACCGGTAGACAATGGCCAAGTATCTAACACCACAGTCAATGTAACTCTGATACTGAAACCGGATACAGAAAAACCGAATGATGACGATAATGTATTTATCGGTGGCAATGTAGAGATTGAAGTTCCAACAGAGAATGCTGTTGAAGCCGCACCGGAAAAAGCAGAAGGTGAAAAAGTTCCAAGTAAATCTGCTGTAGAAGAATCAATTAACAAGGTTTTGGAAGCTGCTGGATCGGACATCAAGATTACTCCGGCACAAGCAGAACAGGTGGTTAACACTATGGAAAAATATGTAGCCAACGGTACTTTGACAGAAATCGATAAGGTAGCAGTTCTTCCGATCGAGAAAGAAACGACCTTCAAACTGGAATCTAAAGTAATTGATACTAATAATGATAAAGAAGAAACCGTTATTGACGAAATCGTTCTTCCGGCTAACACTATAATCATTTTTACAAGTGGCGTAGCAAGCACCCTGAACATCAGCCGTACTGACGAAGGTAAAGAAGGTGCTTCTGTCCGTGAATACGACGGTACTCCAACCGGAACTATTTTCGTAACTCCGATGGAAGTGAAATTTACTCCTGCAGTTGTCGTAGCGCAAGGAGAAACTCCTGAAGTTGCATTGGCTACTCTTTACTTCAATGAAAAGACTAATACTTGGGAAGCTGAAGAAAACTATGCTACTTACCAGAACGGAGTATTTGTTGGCAATGTTCACCACTTCTCTAAATTCAAATTCGGTTTCGAAGAAGCCGACAGCAAAGCTACGGCTGAAGCAGCCTTGGATTCTATGAAATTCGACAAAGCATGCTACACTGAAGGTGAAACTGCCAAAGTAAAAATGGAAATCAACTGGAAGGGTGGTATCAAGTGCGAAGGTGGTGCTTCTGTAGAAGAAATTATCAAGAAAGCACATTCCACACTAACTACAACTACTATCAAGATGGTCAGCGCAGCTTTGGAAGAAGCTATCAAAGACGATAATGCCAATGTTACTCCGGGAGCTGCATTTACAGACAAAAAGTTCACATATGAACTTGAAGTACCAGCTTATACTCAGTTGACAGGATTCGACGTAACAAGAAACGTTATCAAGACTACCTATGTATTGCCGTTTGCTGTTTACAATAAAGCAACGAAAGCAATCGAAAAGAAAACAGCTGAAGTTACAATCAGCAAGATTTCTTCAGTAGTTGTTAGAACGATTGAAGCGATCGGTCATGGACATGGTCATGGTCACGGCGATGACCTGAATGCCGGTGGTGGTATTATCATCTCTGAATAA
- a CDS encoding PCMD domain-containing protein — translation MIQKTYRLWVASLLTLCSASAVAQQKVEILPFGNMDQWVTREIKESGIIGGNTKKVYAIGPTETIVGAKPYANKGGSPWGTSNVMARVSGITKTNTSVFPETRGDGFCARLDTRMESVKVLGIVDITVLAAGSMFLGTVHEPIKSTKNPNKMLQMGIPFTDRPSAIQFDYKVKMSDRENRIRATGFSKITDVPGKDFPAVILLLQKRWEDAKGNVYAKRIGTMVNYYYHSTDWKNGSKYDIMYGDITKDPAYKAHMMRLQASEYFTVNSKGESVPIHEVAWGEADDVPTHMILQFTSSHGGAYIGSPGNSLYIDNVKLIY, via the coding sequence ATGATTCAGAAGACATATCGCCTGTGGGTGGCAAGTCTGCTAACTTTGTGTTCAGCTTCTGCTGTAGCGCAGCAGAAAGTAGAGATACTCCCTTTTGGGAATATGGATCAATGGGTGACGCGTGAAATAAAAGAGTCGGGCATTATTGGCGGAAATACCAAAAAAGTATATGCCATTGGCCCTACCGAAACCATTGTGGGTGCGAAGCCTTATGCAAATAAAGGTGGTTCACCCTGGGGAACTTCTAACGTAATGGCACGTGTGTCGGGTATTACCAAAACCAATACTTCGGTATTTCCCGAAACCAGAGGAGACGGTTTCTGTGCCCGTCTGGATACTCGTATGGAGAGTGTAAAAGTACTTGGTATTGTAGATATCACCGTACTTGCTGCCGGATCTATGTTTTTGGGAACGGTTCATGAACCGATTAAGAGTACCAAGAATCCGAATAAGATGTTGCAGATGGGAATACCGTTCACTGACCGTCCGTCGGCTATTCAGTTCGACTATAAAGTGAAAATGTCCGATCGTGAAAACCGTATACGTGCAACGGGATTCAGTAAGATAACGGATGTGCCGGGTAAGGATTTTCCGGCTGTTATTTTATTGCTACAGAAACGTTGGGAAGATGCCAAAGGCAATGTGTATGCTAAACGCATCGGGACAATGGTGAACTATTACTATCATTCGACTGATTGGAAAAATGGTTCAAAATACGATATCATGTATGGTGATATCACGAAAGATCCGGCGTATAAAGCACACATGATGCGACTTCAGGCCTCTGAATATTTTACGGTAAACAGTAAGGGCGAAAGTGTGCCGATTCATGAAGTGGCGTGGGGGGAAGCTGATGATGTGCCGACGCATATGATACTTCAGTTTACATCCAGTCATGGTGGTGCTTATATCGGTTCACCGGGAAATTCGCTCTACATTGACAATGTAAAACTGATCTATTAA
- a CDS encoding sulfotransferase family protein translates to MGLLEFNKLPINTLVGADWRTFKAITGGREIDAAYTGKYRLTKAVCRLLSTLAPLQDKRYEKLLANKPLEHDPVFILGHWRSGTTFVHNVFSCDSHFGYNTTYQTVFPHLMMWGQPFFKKNMSWLMPDKRPTDNMELAVDLPQEEEFALANMMPYTYYNFWFLPRYQQEYADKYLLFDTISEAELKVFEETFTKLIKISLWNTQGTQFLSKNPPHTGRVKELVKMFPNAKFIYLMRNPYTVFESTRSFFTNTIQPLKLQDITPAELENNILSIYAKLYHKYEADKQFIPEGNLMEVKFEDFEADAMGMTENIYHALDIPGFAEARGSIEKYVGGKKGYKKNKYKYDDRTVQLVQDHWDFALKQWDYSL, encoded by the coding sequence ATGGGATTACTTGAATTTAACAAACTTCCGATAAATACTTTAGTAGGGGCAGACTGGCGGACATTTAAAGCTATTACCGGAGGAAGGGAGATCGATGCGGCTTATACAGGTAAATATCGTCTGACAAAGGCAGTTTGTCGCTTACTGTCTACTTTGGCTCCACTTCAGGATAAACGTTATGAGAAGCTGCTGGCAAATAAGCCGTTGGAACACGATCCGGTCTTTATCCTTGGTCACTGGCGTAGCGGAACTACTTTTGTACACAATGTTTTTTCGTGCGATTCACATTTTGGCTATAACACCACTTATCAGACTGTATTTCCGCATTTAATGATGTGGGGACAGCCATTCTTTAAAAAGAACATGAGTTGGCTGATGCCGGATAAGCGGCCAACGGATAATATGGAGCTGGCTGTCGATTTGCCGCAGGAGGAAGAGTTTGCCCTTGCCAACATGATGCCTTATACCTACTATAATTTCTGGTTCTTGCCAAGATATCAGCAGGAATATGCAGATAAATACTTGCTTTTCGATACTATCAGTGAAGCGGAATTGAAGGTTTTTGAGGAGACTTTTACCAAATTGATTAAGATCTCTTTGTGGAATACGCAGGGTACTCAGTTTCTTAGCAAGAATCCCCCTCACACGGGACGCGTGAAGGAATTGGTAAAAATGTTCCCCAATGCGAAATTTATTTATCTGATGCGTAATCCGTATACTGTATTTGAGTCTACCCGTAGTTTCTTTACTAATACGATTCAACCCTTGAAGCTGCAGGATATCACTCCGGCTGAGTTGGAGAACAATATACTCTCTATTTATGCCAAATTGTATCATAAATACGAGGCCGATAAGCAATTCATTCCTGAAGGAAACCTGATGGAGGTGAAGTTTGAAGACTTTGAGGCAGACGCTATGGGAATGACTGAGAATATTTATCATGCTTTGGATATTCCGGGATTTGCCGAAGCGCGCGGCTCGATAGAGAAATATGTGGGAGGTAAAAAAGGATATAAAAAGAACAAATATAAGTACGATGACCGTACTGTGCAGTTAGTGCAAGATCATTGGGACTTTGCACTGAAACAATGGGATTATAGTTTATAA
- a CDS encoding OmpA family protein, translating to MKSKIAILSLLLTGAAVSASAQTKEHYYSEKAKDNIFISVGVGAQGCVNPDNFDYGFGHAITPLIHASVGKLFDPIWGIRGQVAGCWSTLYSEYGMPEGEYNKMKNKKYFTLRADGLFNLSNAIGGYNPDRLFTVSVFAGPGLTFAKAYGNQDKLNALINGSVGLMGQFNINKYLDINVEARGEVSPSLFGHYSSARTDGAVSLTAGVTYTFGGKRFVSCGAQVDQNAINEELNRYRSELSKAQSDLADAKNALANVKPVTKEVVKEIEVAGPRAVFFQIGKSKIDDYGMVNIQLAAKILKANPDKKYKIAGYADKATGSAKWNQKLSEARAQAVYDALIKEGVSKDQLELIGFGGTANMFGKNFLNRVVILE from the coding sequence ATGAAAAGTAAAATAGCAATATTGTCTTTACTGTTGACAGGCGCAGCCGTCTCAGCCTCAGCGCAGACAAAAGAGCATTATTATAGCGAAAAAGCTAAAGATAATATCTTTATCAGCGTGGGTGTAGGAGCACAGGGATGTGTCAACCCCGACAACTTTGATTATGGCTTTGGACATGCCATAACTCCACTGATACACGCATCAGTCGGTAAACTGTTCGACCCTATTTGGGGGATCCGTGGCCAGGTAGCAGGATGTTGGAGTACATTATACTCCGAATATGGAATGCCGGAAGGCGAATACAATAAGATGAAGAATAAAAAATACTTCACTCTACGTGCCGACGGATTGTTCAACTTGTCAAACGCTATCGGAGGCTATAATCCCGATCGCTTGTTCACTGTATCCGTATTCGCAGGTCCGGGACTTACGTTTGCCAAGGCCTATGGCAATCAAGATAAACTGAATGCGCTGATTAATGGTTCTGTCGGTTTGATGGGACAATTCAACATCAACAAATATTTGGATATCAATGTAGAAGCAAGAGGTGAAGTCTCTCCTTCTCTCTTCGGACATTATAGTTCTGCCCGTACTGACGGTGCTGTTTCTCTGACAGCAGGTGTGACTTACACATTCGGTGGCAAGAGATTCGTGTCTTGCGGTGCACAGGTAGACCAAAACGCTATCAACGAAGAGCTGAATCGTTACAGAAGTGAACTGTCAAAGGCGCAATCGGACTTAGCCGATGCCAAAAACGCGCTGGCTAACGTAAAACCTGTAACGAAAGAAGTGGTGAAAGAAATCGAAGTAGCCGGCCCTCGCGCAGTCTTCTTCCAGATTGGTAAATCCAAGATCGACGACTATGGTATGGTTAACATCCAACTGGCCGCTAAGATCTTGAAAGCCAACCCGGATAAGAAATACAAAATAGCCGGTTATGCAGATAAGGCTACAGGTAGTGCCAAGTGGAACCAGAAACTGTCTGAGGCCCGTGCTCAAGCCGTTTATGACGCTCTTATCAAAGAAGGCGTAAGCAAAGATCAACTGGAACTCATCGGTTTTGGTGGAACAGCCAACATGTTTGGCAAGAACTTCCTGAACCGTGTTGTAATTTTAGAATAA
- the cysD gene encoding sulfate adenylyltransferase subunit CysD: MKEEYKLSHLKELEAESIHIIREVAAEFENPVMLYSIGKDSSVMVRLAEKAFYPGKVPFPLMHIDSKWKFKEMIQFRDEYAKKYGWNLIVESNMEAFHAGVGPFTHGSKVHTDLMKTQALLRALDKYKFDAAFGGARRDEEKSRAKERIFSFRDKFHQWDPKNQRPELWDIYNARVHKGESIRVFPLSNWTELDIWQYIRLENIPIVPLYYAKERPVVQMDGNLIMADDERLPEKYRDQIEMKMVRFRTLGCWPLTGAVESEADTIEKIVEEMMTTTKSERTTRVIDFDQEGSMEQKKREGYF, from the coding sequence ATGAAAGAAGAATATAAGTTAAGCCACTTGAAAGAACTCGAAGCCGAGTCTATCCATATTATCCGCGAAGTGGCGGCGGAGTTTGAGAATCCGGTCATGCTGTATAGCATCGGGAAGGATTCTTCGGTTATGGTACGCCTTGCCGAAAAAGCTTTTTATCCGGGCAAAGTACCGTTTCCTTTGATGCATATCGATTCAAAGTGGAAATTTAAGGAAATGATTCAGTTCCGTGACGAATATGCCAAAAAGTATGGCTGGAATCTGATTGTGGAAAGCAATATGGAAGCTTTTCATGCAGGGGTAGGGCCTTTTACGCATGGCAGTAAGGTGCATACAGACTTGATGAAAACACAGGCTTTGCTGCGTGCGTTGGATAAATATAAATTTGATGCTGCCTTCGGAGGTGCTCGCCGCGATGAAGAGAAATCGCGTGCTAAAGAGCGTATATTCTCTTTCCGTGATAAGTTCCATCAATGGGATCCCAAAAACCAGCGTCCCGAATTGTGGGATATCTACAATGCCCGTGTACATAAGGGTGAAAGTATACGTGTATTCCCGTTGAGTAACTGGACCGAACTGGATATCTGGCAGTACATTCGTTTGGAGAATATTCCGATTGTACCGTTGTATTATGCCAAAGAGCGTCCTGTGGTGCAGATGGACGGTAACTTGATTATGGCTGATGATGAACGTCTGCCGGAAAAATATCGTGATCAGATCGAAATGAAAATGGTACGTTTCCGTACATTGGGATGTTGGCCGTTGACCGGTGCTGTCGAAAGTGAGGCCGACACCATTGAGAAGATTGTTGAAGAGATGATGACTACCACTAAGAGCGAACGTACGACCCGTGTTATCGATTTCGACCAGGAAGGTAGCATGGAACAGAAGAAACGCGAAGGATATTTTTAA
- the cysN gene encoding sulfate adenylyltransferase subunit CysN, producing MADKLDIKAFLDKDEQKDLLRLLTAGSVDDGKSTLIGRLLFDSKKLYEDQLDALERDSKRLGNAGEHIDYALLLDGLKAEREQGITIDVAYRYFSTNNRKFIIADTPGHEQYTRNMITGGSTANLAIILVDARMGVITQTRRHTFLVSLLGIKHVVLAVNKMDLVDFSEERFNEIVAEYKKFVAPLGIPDVTCIPLSALDGDNVVDKSERTPWYEGLSLLDFLETVHIDSDNNFSDFRFPVQYVLRPNLDFRGFCGKVASGIIRKGDKVMALPSGKVSHVKSIVTFDGELDYAFPPQSVTLTLEDEIDVSRGEMLVHPDNLPVVDRNFEAMLVWMDEEPMDINKSFFIKQTTNVSRTRIDSIKYKVDVNTMEHSSVPFLSLNEIARVVFTTAKELFFDPYRKNKSCGSFILIDPITNNTSAVGMIIDRVEKKDMNIADDFPVLNLPELGIAPEHYEAIEKAVKSLSEQGFEVRIEK from the coding sequence ATGGCAGATAAATTAGATATAAAAGCATTTCTGGATAAGGACGAACAGAAGGATTTGCTTCGTCTGTTGACAGCAGGTTCGGTAGATGACGGAAAGTCTACATTGATCGGACGTTTGCTGTTCGATAGCAAAAAATTGTATGAGGATCAGCTTGATGCATTGGAGCGTGATAGCAAGCGGTTGGGCAATGCCGGCGAACACATTGATTATGCCTTGTTGCTGGATGGCTTGAAAGCAGAGCGTGAACAGGGCATTACGATTGATGTGGCTTATCGCTACTTTTCTACCAATAACCGTAAATTTATCATTGCTGATACTCCGGGGCACGAACAGTATACCCGTAATATGATAACCGGCGGTTCGACCGCCAATCTGGCTATTATTCTGGTAGATGCCCGTATGGGAGTAATTACTCAGACAAGACGTCATACATTTCTGGTATCTCTGTTGGGAATCAAGCATGTAGTGTTGGCTGTCAACAAGATGGACCTGGTAGATTTTTCGGAAGAGCGTTTCAATGAGATTGTAGCAGAGTATAAGAAGTTTGTAGCTCCCTTGGGGATTCCCGATGTGACTTGTATTCCACTGTCCGCACTCGATGGAGACAATGTGGTGGATAAGTCGGAAAGAACTCCGTGGTATGAAGGACTTTCCTTGCTCGATTTTCTGGAAACAGTCCATATCGACAGCGATAATAACTTTAGTGATTTCCGCTTTCCGGTACAGTATGTACTTCGTCCGAACCTCGACTTCAGGGGATTCTGTGGTAAGGTGGCATCCGGAATCATACGCAAGGGAGACAAAGTAATGGCTTTGCCTTCCGGTAAAGTATCTCATGTGAAGAGTATCGTTACTTTTGATGGTGAGCTGGATTATGCTTTTCCCCCACAGTCGGTCACACTGACACTTGAAGACGAGATAGATGTCTCAAGAGGGGAAATGTTGGTTCATCCGGATAATTTGCCTGTTGTGGACCGTAATTTTGAAGCAATGTTGGTGTGGATGGATGAAGAACCGATGGATATCAACAAATCGTTCTTTATTAAGCAGACAACGAATGTCAGCCGCACGCGTATCGACAGCATAAAATATAAAGTGGATGTCAATACGATGGAACATTCGTCTGTTCCCTTTTTGTCTTTGAACGAAATTGCACGTGTGGTGTTTACTACAGCTAAAGAACTGTTCTTTGATCCGTACCGGAAGAATAAATCGTGCGGTTCGTTTATCCTGATCGATCCGATAACCAATAATACCAGTGCTGTGGGAATGATTATCGATCGTGTGGAAAAGAAAGACATGAATATTGCCGATGATTTTCCGGTTTTGAATCTGCCTGAACTGGGCATAGCTCCTGAACATTATGAAGCTATTGAGAAGGCGGTAAAATCATTAAGTGAACAAGGTTTCGAAGTCAGAATAGAGAAGTAA
- a CDS encoding YjbH domain-containing protein, which yields MYTVNLKRIFIVSLFIAIPFMLSAQLTYGTTGLLHAPSAEMQKDKTVMLGANFMNKEITPPTWYYHTYNYYLNVTILPWMEVAYTCTLFKAEALGLKPYGYSGFTNQDRYFSLRLRALKEGQFWKYMPAVVVGTSDPFTSSGNGVVAPTEGNGYFSRFYIAATRHVQLGRETVGVHLSYLYNKRIEYKLNGIAAGISYNPSFHPQLRLIAEYDSKDFALGATYLLFNHLHAQVELQRMKYFTGGLTFQFRLSGKDGMKKQKRNKELKQKMK from the coding sequence ATGTATACAGTAAATTTAAAACGAATCTTCATAGTATCGCTATTTATAGCTATACCCTTTATGCTTTCGGCTCAATTGACCTACGGTACTACAGGATTGCTGCATGCTCCCTCGGCAGAAATGCAGAAGGACAAAACAGTCATGCTGGGTGCAAACTTTATGAATAAGGAGATAACTCCTCCAACGTGGTACTACCACACGTACAATTACTACCTGAATGTAACCATTTTACCTTGGATGGAAGTAGCATATACCTGTACTTTATTTAAGGCGGAAGCTCTTGGATTAAAACCTTATGGTTACTCAGGCTTTACGAATCAGGACCGGTATTTTTCTCTCAGATTACGGGCACTGAAAGAAGGGCAATTCTGGAAATACATGCCCGCTGTTGTAGTAGGCACTTCCGATCCTTTTACCTCGTCCGGCAATGGAGTTGTGGCTCCGACGGAAGGTAACGGATACTTCAGTCGTTTCTACATCGCAGCCACCAGGCATGTCCAATTAGGAAGAGAGACAGTGGGAGTACACCTCTCCTATCTTTATAACAAAAGGATAGAGTACAAACTGAATGGGATCGCGGCAGGTATCAGTTATAACCCGTCTTTCCATCCGCAATTGAGATTAATTGCCGAATATGATTCGAAAGATTTTGCGTTAGGTGCCACCTATTTGCTTTTCAACCATTTGCATGCACAAGTGGAACTCCAAAGAATGAAATATTTCACAGGTGGATTGACTTTCCAGTTCCGCTTGTCCGGAAAAGATGGAATGAAAAAGCAAAAACGAAACAAAGAGTTAAAACAAAAAATGAAATAA
- the cysC gene encoding adenylyl-sulfate kinase produces MEENNNIYPIFDRMLTRQDKEELLKQRGVMIWFTGLSGSGKSTIAIALERELHKRGLLCRILDGDNIRTGINNNLGFSETDRVENIRRIAEVSKLFIDTGIITIAAFISPNNDIREMAARIVGPDDFLEIFVSTPLAECEKRDVKGLYAKARRGEIKNFTGISAPFEAPEHPALSLDTSVLSLEESVNRLLEIVLPRVSRHE; encoded by the coding sequence ATGGAAGAAAATAATAATATATATCCGATATTCGACCGGATGCTGACCCGGCAGGATAAAGAAGAACTCTTGAAACAGCGTGGTGTGATGATCTGGTTTACCGGGTTGAGCGGATCGGGTAAGAGTACCATTGCCATCGCTTTGGAACGCGAACTGCATAAACGCGGATTGTTGTGTCGTATCTTGGATGGAGATAACATCCGTACAGGCATCAACAATAATCTGGGCTTTTCCGAAACTGACCGGGTAGAAAACATACGCCGTATAGCCGAGGTTTCGAAACTTTTTATTGATACAGGCATTATTACAATTGCTGCTTTCATCAGCCCTAACAACGATATCCGTGAGATGGCTGCCCGCATTGTCGGACCGGATGACTTTCTGGAAATATTTGTCAGCACTCCGCTCGCCGAATGTGAAAAGCGGGACGTAAAGGGATTGTATGCCAAAGCTCGTCGGGGAGAAATAAAAAACTTTACCGGAATATCCGCCCCTTTCGAAGCTCCCGAACATCCGGCTTTGTCACTTGACACTTCCGTATTGTCACTTGAGGAGTCTGTCAATCGATTGCTGGAAATTGTGTTGCCTCGGGTAAGCAGACATGAATAA